A stretch of Coccidioides posadasii str. Silveira chromosome 2, complete sequence DNA encodes these proteins:
- a CDS encoding uncharacterized protein (EggNog:ENOG410PPVD~COG:O~BUSCO:15901at33183) yields MMLSRRMLSKEDEEASHGEETEVRREDQEKINRFSRLHQRETALEEQLKTKQKDKEDLEEISAELDLADEDEPVPYKIGDSFISLPLPEAQALLTASSEQIDEEVSKIEGQLGELRDELQQLKVALYARFGRSINLET; encoded by the exons ATGATGCTCTCAAGGCGCATG CTCTCGAAAGAGGACGAGGAAGCCAGCCACGGCGAAGAGACCGAAGTCCGGCGCGAAGACcaagagaaaataaatcGTTTTAGCAGACTACACCAACGAGAGACGGCATTAGAGGAGCAACTCAAAACAAAACAG AAAGACAAGGAAGACCTTGAAGAAATATCCGCCGAACTCGATCTCGCCGACGAAGACGAACCGGTCCC CTACAAAATCGGAGACTCTTTCATCTCCCTGCCCCTCCCAGAAGCTCAGGCTTTACTCACAGCCTCCTCCGAACAGATCGACGAGGAAGTTTCAAAGATAGAAGGACAGCTGGGTGAATTACGAGATGAgttgcagcagttgaaagTCGCTCTGTACGCGCGGTTTGGCAGGAGTATTAACTTGGAGACttaa